The following is a genomic window from Kineosporiaceae bacterium.
TCGCCGACCTGGCCAAGGCCACTGCGGGCGTCACGGCTGCCGACGTCCGGCAGGTCTACGCCAACCTGACGGCCGGCTCGCAGAACCACCTGCGTGCCTTCGGCGGGTAATGAGCGCCGAGCTGAGGGTCATCGTTGGGTAAAGCCAGCCGTAACGTTGGGCTATTCATGCGATGGTCATGACGTTGGGTAGATGGTTGAATCCGTAGCGCTGCCAACGGGGGCGTGCAGGGGTTCCTACGTCGTCAGGGGATCGTGCATGGCTCGCCGATTGAGAGCGCTCGACGGCCTGCGAGGGCTCGCCGTGCTGGCCGTCCTGGCCTCGCATGCGGTGAACGTTGCCCACGGCGGGTTCATCGGGGTCGACGTCTTCTTCGTGCTGAGCGGGTACCTGATCACCGACCTGTTGCTGACCGAGTGGCAGGCGACCGGGCGGATCGATCTGCTCGACTTCTACCGTCGGCGCACGATCCGGCTCGCTCCGGCGTTCGTCCTCATGCTGCTCGTCGCGGTCCCGCTCATGATCGGGCCGCTGGCCGGTAGGGCCACCTGGCCGACCGCGGGTGCGGTGACGGCTGCCGCCGTGTACTCGGCCAACTGGGTCGCTGCGCTGGACGTCGACGCGCTCGGCCCGATCGTGCACACCTGGTCGCTCGCCATCGAGGAGCAGTTCTACCTGGTGTGGCCGCTGCTGCTGCTGGCCATGCTGCGACGACGGTCGCGGCTGATGCGCTGGCTGGCGGTCGCGGTGCTCTGGATCGTGGTGATGCGTGCCTCGGGGTGGCTGGCCACGCACTCGATTTGGCCCTACTTCGCGACGGTCACCCACGCCGACGGCCTGTTGCTGGGTGCCCTCGTGGCCTTGGCTCGCCGCCGAACCCGGGTACCGGCGTTCGGCAGCTCACCGTGGACCGCTTACCTCGCCGCGGCGGTCTTGCTGGGGTTGTCGGCCACGCTCACGATCCAGGGTGGGGCCACCTATCTGGTGGGTCTGACCCTGGCCGGGCTGGCGGCCGCAGCCCTGGTCTGGCACCTGGTCACCGATCAGACGTCCCGGCCGAGTCGGATGCTGTCGTGGGCGCCGCTGGCCGGGGTGGGACGCATTTCCTACGGGATCTACCTGTTCCATCTGCCGGTGTTCGACCTGGTGCAGGCCCAGGGCTGGGGCCCGGCCGCGACCGCGAGTGTGGAGTTCGGTGGCACGGCTCTGCTCGCCATCGTCTCGTGGTTCGTCGTGGAGCGACCGGTACAGCGTCGCTTCGGACGCCGTCCGGCCGCGCCCGTCATCCCGGCAGCCCGGGTGGCTCCGAAGGTCGTGGTCCTGCCGACCGATCGGCTGATCGACCTGCGGGTGTCTGCCGGAATGGCCTCGCGGGAGTCCTGAGCGTCAGTCCCGCTCCGTGGTCGGGCACGGGCTCGCGGGGCATCCGGTCCCTCGGCGTTCAGTTCGCTCGGGCCTCGGCTCGCGCACTGGCTCGCGAGGCGTCCTTGTGGAGGGTCCGCAGCGCATAGATCGCCTCCTTCTGGTCGATGCTCAGCCGCTCGATGCGGTCGTCGTCCATCTCGATCAGCACCATGAGGGCATCGAGGACGCGATTGAGCTGCTTGCCGTAGCTGCCGACGTCGCCCAACACCTCGTGCTCGGTGTCGATGTCGTTGACGTTGCAGCCGAAGTAGAACGTCGGGCGGAAGAACTCGCGCCAGACAGTGGTCGGCAGGTAGACGAAGTCGCGCAGGTTCTGCGACAAGATCGAGGTGGCGCTCATCGGACTCACTCCGTGACGGGTGCTGGTGGCTGGACGGTCCTGCCGGGAGGCGAACCCGTGTCAACGATGAGGCGCCCGCGGGCGCTGGTCGTACCGGTGGGGGCTGTGGCGGGTGCCACATCATTCGCGTTCGGGGCACACAACCCCTTCTGAGGCAAGGCGATTCGGCGCTCCGCCATGTAGCGATCGAACAGGTGTTCCAGTAGAATCGGGGCATGTTCACGCCCGATCTCCTGCACGACGCGGACGCCGAGGTGGCTCGGCTCAGCGTCGAGGTCGAGGCGTTACGCGGCGAGGTCGAGGCATTGCGGGCCGAGAACTCGGTGCAGCGGGAGCAGCTGGCGGGGCGCGAGGAGCGGTTGTCGGCGCGGGCTGCGGTGTGGGACTGGTTCACCGACGGTGGACCGGAGAACGAGGACGACCGGGACGCGGTGGCGGGGCGGATCTGCCGGACGTTCCTGACCCCGGGGACCGTGGAGCCCTCGTTGGTGACGGTTGCGGCGGTGACGTTGGCGCAGTCGCAGCCGTCGGGACTGTCGGATGCTGAGGTGGTGTCGGCGGCGGTGGCGTGCCGGCAGGCGATCACCCACATCGAACTCACCCAAGCCCAGCTGACCCGGGAGTTGGCGTGGCGGTACCAGGCGCGGCACCCGCACGAGTTGGACCTGGATGTCGAGGTGAACCTGCCGGAGTGGGTCCGTGACCCCGAGGAGCGGGCGTTGACGGCGGCGATCGAGGAGGTCGCCGCCGTCGCGCGGATCAGTCCGTCGGGACTCCGGGCGCGGGTGGAGATGTTGGCGACCTGGCCCGAGGACCACGGCCGGCTGTACCGGGCGCTGCTGGAGGGCACGATCTCCACGACCCGGGCGCGGGAGGTGGCCCGCCAGACCGGACGCCTCGCGGCGGGTCGGGCGCGGGACTGGGTGGAACAGATGATCCTGCCGGTCGCCGAGCAGCTCGGCGCCGTGGGGTTGAAGAACCGGATCGAGCGGCTGATCGCGCAGGCCGATGCGGTGGCGTATCGGCGGATCCTGGACGACGCCGCGGCGGAGCCGGACACGGTCAAGGTTCGTCAGCAGGGCTACGGCCAGGCCACCATCACCTACCGGGGCTCGATCACCAACGTCGCTGAGCTGCATGCTGCGCTGCTGCACCGGGTGCGGGCCGCCACCTGCCCTTCAGGCGCCGACACGGGCACCGCTGCGGGCAGGGGTGATGGCCCCCGGGGTGGTGGCTCGGTGGGGCAACGCGAACGGCAAGCGAGCTCGATGGCACAGGTCATGTTCGACCTGGTCACCGACCCCGCCACCATCCCCCCACTGCTGCCCACCGCACCCGCCAGCGCCGGCGACGGTGACCCTGACGCCGCGACCACCACCCGGCACACGGACACCCCGCACGCACCGGAACCGACCGAGGCGACCACGGCCCCGGCGACAGGCGAGGACGAGACCGGTGACGACGTGGTCAGTGACGACGGGACC
Proteins encoded in this region:
- a CDS encoding HNH endonuclease, producing the protein MFTPDLLHDADAEVARLSVEVEALRGEVEALRAENSVQREQLAGREERLSARAAVWDWFTDGGPENEDDRDAVAGRICRTFLTPGTVEPSLVTVAAVTLAQSQPSGLSDAEVVSAAVACRQAITHIELTQAQLTRELAWRYQARHPHELDLDVEVNLPEWVRDPEERALTAAIEEVAAVARISPSGLRARVEMLATWPEDHGRLYRALLEGTISTTRAREVARQTGRLAAGRARDWVEQMILPVAEQLGAVGLKNRIERLIAQADAVAYRRILDDAAAEPDTVKVRQQGYGQATITYRGSITNVAELHAALLHRVRAATCPSGADTGTAAGRGDGPRGGGSVGQRERQASSMAQVMFDLVTDPATIPPLLPTAPASAGDGDPDAATTTRHTDTPHAPEPTEATTAPATGEDETGDDVVSDDGTGGDVTGGGLLGGGAVSAPAPACPGIRVEPKVSLNVTIPFQVLTALWAGQPPPTGSGWVEAAGHGPIPTDALAAILDKYGQRALWRCQVLDDRPDSPTYGTLIAIGRAATDPGYTPSPFVTALVKAARPRCSHPGCGRPAIEADLDHLTAHATGGTTEEKNLAPLCRFHHLLKHHAGFTPTLDPTTGQVTWRTPSGHHVSEPPDTPPPLATEGDLPGAWPEPPPF
- a CDS encoding acyltransferase, yielding MARRLRALDGLRGLAVLAVLASHAVNVAHGGFIGVDVFFVLSGYLITDLLLTEWQATGRIDLLDFYRRRTIRLAPAFVLMLLVAVPLMIGPLAGRATWPTAGAVTAAAVYSANWVAALDVDALGPIVHTWSLAIEEQFYLVWPLLLLAMLRRRSRLMRWLAVAVLWIVVMRASGWLATHSIWPYFATVTHADGLLLGALVALARRRTRVPAFGSSPWTAYLAAAVLLGLSATLTIQGGATYLVGLTLAGLAAAALVWHLVTDQTSRPSRMLSWAPLAGVGRISYGIYLFHLPVFDLVQAQGWGPAATASVEFGGTALLAIVSWFVVERPVQRRFGRRPAAPVIPAARVAPKVVVLPTDRLIDLRVSAGMASRES